A stretch of the Manis pentadactyla isolate mManPen7 chromosome 16, mManPen7.hap1, whole genome shotgun sequence genome encodes the following:
- the TSPO2 gene encoding translocator protein 2 codes for MWPQGAIFVALPLLGPIVVWLLAGRQMSGWCDGPRKLSWCPPHKVLLLVWTTIFSLMGYASYLVWKDLGGGCGRPLALPLGLYAVQLTISWTVLILFFAAHAPGLALLHLLLLFGLVVSTALIWHPINKLAALLLLPYLVWLTVTASIAYRLWMDSLCPEHQPQPAGKKSD; via the exons ATGTGGCCTCAAGGAGCCATCTTTGTGGCTCTTCCCCTCCTGGGGCCCATCGTGGTCTGGCTGCTTGCCGGCCGTCAGATGTCTGGCTGGTGTGATGGCCCGAGGAAGCTGTCCTGGTGCCCGCCTCACAAGGTCTTGCTGCTAGTGTGGACGACCATCTTCTCTCTCATGGG CTATGCATCCTACCTGGTGTGGAAGGACCTGGGAGGGGGCTGTGGGCGGCCCCTGGCCCTGCCTCTTGGCCTCTATGCTGTGCAGCTCACCATCAGCTGGACCGTCCTGATCCTCTTTTTTGCAGCCCATGCCCCTGGTCTG GCCCTGCTCCACCTGCTGCTGCTCTTTGGGCTGGTGGTGAGCACAGCGCTGATCTGGCACCCCATCAACAAGCTGGCTGCCCTGCTCCTGCTGCCCTACCTGGTCTGGCTCACCGTGACTGCTTCCATCGCCTACCGGCTGTGGATGGACAGCCTTTGTCCAGAGCACCAGCCTCAGCCAGCGGGGAAGAAGAGTGACTGA
- the UNC5CL gene encoding UNC5C-like protein, with product MCSHESCFQPALFLLLVGVPVASALLLAQCLRWHCPRWRLLRASWKLDSQEEPVPHPTPLPENEASRQCPPATLPEMAAFYQELHTPTQGQTIVRQLMHKLLVFSAREVDHRGGCLMLQDTGISLLIPPGAVDVGRQERVSLVLVWDLSDAPSLSRAQGLVSPVVACGPHGASFLKPCTLTFKHCAQEPSHARAYSSNTTLLDAKAWRPLGRLGTHTSRDECRIDLSHFSLYTCVLEAPLGREARKWLQLAVFCSPLAPGQSHLQLRVYFLNNTPCALRWAMANEEPHGGRLRGPCQLFDFTGARGDQCLKLKYISEGWENVDDSSSQLVPHLHIWHGKCPFRSFCFRRKAASENEDFSALTNEIIVTMHTFQDGLETKYMEILRFQASEEESWAAPPPVSQPSPCNRLPPELFEQLQMLLEPNSITGNDWRRLASHLGLCGMKIRFLSCQRSPAAAILELFEEQNGSLKELHYLMTLMERLDCASAIQNYLGGTQGGSPAPVRGGAWENQGLELDEKL from the exons ATGTGCTCCCATGAGAGCTGTTTCCAACCTGCCCTGTTCCTACTGCTTGTGGGGGTCCCTGTGGCAAGCGCCCTCCTTCTGGCCCAGTGCCTTCGATGGCACTGTCCTCGCTGGCGGCTGCTGCGGGCCTCCTGGAAGTTGGACAGCCAAGAAGAGCCAGTGCCCCATCCCACTCCCCTACCAGAAAATGAGGCCTCCAGGCAGTGCCCGCCAGCCACACTCCCGGAGATGGCTGCCTTCTACCAGGAACTGCATACGCCCACCCAAGGCCAGACCATTGTCCGTCAGCTGATGCACAAGCTGTTGGTGTTTTCAGCTCGAGAGGTGGATCACCGTGGTGGCTGCCTGATGCTCCAGGATACGGGCATCTCTCTGCTCATCCCACCAG GTGCTGTGGATGTGGGCCGCCAGGAACGGGTATCACTGGTCCTTGTGTGGGACCTGTCTGATGCTCCGTCACTCTCTCGAGCCCAGGGACTGGTGAGCCCTGTGGTGGCATGTGGCCCCCATGGGGCTTCCTTCCTGAAGCCCTGCACCCTCACATTCAAGCACTGTGCCCAGGAGCCCAGCCACGCCCGTGCCTACAGCAGCAATACAACCCTGCTCGATGCCAAGGCCTGGAGGCCGCTGGGGCGGCTGGGGACCCACACCTCACGCGATGAGTGTCGCATCGACCTCTCCCACTTCAG cctCTACACCTGCGTGCTGGAGGCGCCTCTGGGCCGGGAAGCCCGCAAATGGCTGCAGCTGGCTGTGTTCTGCTCGCCACTGGCACCGGGTCAGTCCCACCTGCAGCTGCGCGTCTACTTTCTCAACAACACGCCCTGTGCCCTGCGGTGGGCCATGGCCAACGAGGAGCCCCATGGTGGCCGCCTGCGCGGGCCCTGCCAGCTCTTCGACTTCACCGGAGCCCGAGGGGACCAATGTCTGAAGCTCAAGTACATCTCTGAGG gTTGGGAGAATGTAGATGACAGCAGTAGCCAGCTGGTTCCCCATCTCCACATCTGGCATGGAAAGTGCCCCTTCCGCTCCTTCTGCTTCCGGAGAAAAGCAG CCAGTGAGAATGAGGACTTCTCGGCACTAACCAATGAGATCATTGTCACCATGCACACCTTCCAGGAC GGCTTGGAGACCAAGTACATGGAGATCCTCAGATTCCAGGCATCAGAGGAGGAATCCTGGGCAGCACCACCTCCTGTCTCCCAGCCATCCCCGTGCAATAG GCTGCCTCCAGAGCTCTTTGAGCAGCTGCAGATGTTGCTGGAGCCAAACAGCATCACAGGCAATGACTGGCGTCGCTTGGCCTCCCACCTGGGGCTCTGTGGCATGAAAATCCG GTTCCTGTCCTGCCAGCGCAGCCCGGCAGCAGCTATCCTGGAGCTGTTTGAGGAGCAGAACGGCAGCCTGAAGGAGCTGCACTACCTCATGACCCTTATGGAGCGTCTGGACTGCGCCTCCGCCATCCAGAACTACCTGGGCGGGACGCAGGGAGGCAGCCCCGCCCCGGTCCGCGGGGGCGCCTGGGAGAACCAGGGCCTGGAGCTGGATGAGAAGCTCTGA